Within the Erigeron canadensis isolate Cc75 chromosome 6, C_canadensis_v1, whole genome shotgun sequence genome, the region TGCACAACCTGCGTTTGCTTAGAGTGACATAATCACTATCCTTTATTGTGGCATAACTATATGTATTGATGTTGAGATGTTTGTGACATTTATAAAATACATGGTTATTTTATTTGGCTTTTCAAAAGGTAATACTTGTTTCTTAAATTGTTGCGTTTCCTCATGTAAGACATTGAAATGGTTAAAGGCATGGGCGTAATGCTTTGATGAATATGCTAATTAGCCTTAGTAGTGGCTAATAATAGTGTTAGGTCCAATTTAACTGAAAACTGGAGCATCTTCAGTTGCATTTGGAGACCAGAAGAATTGTCTAGAAATATTTAAAGTCCAATTGCAAGTGTACAGTTATGCAACtaaagacttcctccagttgagctCTGACTAGATTCAACAATCATtctagttgaagtcgaagacaacaagtgggaGATAGAGAATGACCATAGCAGCGAAGCCAGTGACATTCTACCCAGATCAATACTGGAGAGCATTAGTGTAagtacttacaaagctttacactgattacgagaaagacctttttgctttatgtacCTTTATCCGGACAATAGCaattgtctatgattaaagtacaaaagtgcataaagcagatTGGATAAAGTGACTTTATGTCTTactttatcaagcatttcaaaggaattcAATACACTTCCTTAAATGctctcaaccatatttatactgCAAAGTTGGAATCCTAACaccaactttacctataaatagaggtctttgcacaatcAAGAAACAACCTTTGCATAATCAGACTTTGCatattcttggtgaacttgtgcaatattctctcaatcgtaaaaagaaacacttcacaactttaagcgtttcgattgttaaagagaatttccaagtattaaatcaattatatttcataggttgttaggatgcttacatctttgtattatcttggttccgtaAAAGccttgtaatttatttaatcataataaataaattacaattaaaaaaattacaacttggtctcactaATTTACTTTATTGTATTTACATATCGCATTGTCTTTACTTATTTAATAATGTCATCTTATAAGTAAtcctccagttaacctggtatacagttcactgcaactggtcacgtccagattagtGAAGGTATTGCAAAAActctcaccatcgacatagaggtgtcttcagtggtaccatctcttgagttgagACTTACAAATAATCAATTCATAATGTTGGATATCTTCTTATGTTGCATGTTTGGATTGCATAAGACTTTCTTTTATTACTGTTGTGATGTTAGTAAGTAACATCAAACATTGTGATGACATTTCTGTTAGGAAATGGTTAAGTTTTAGTTGagaagtttttatatttatcgttaattatttaaaagttttttgaaatccatatgTAAAGTTGGGTGTTAAAGGCGACCCCGAATATGTTGTTGAAGAATACATTATttatatggtggtggtggaaatgagatatggtggtggtggtgatggctaGATGGTTGGACCTAGCTGGGGAAAAAAACTGGAGTCtgttttacttttgttttgtctaaacaAGATTGAAATGATATcttaataaaacattttaatttactccctaaactttttcttaaactGGAGTCtgtttttcttaaacttttttttttcttgatatgATACCTTAATTTTAGCTTTTGATTCACCAATATGCCCTAAACATTTAACATTCATCAAATTCAGTGTTGTGAGACTCAGCCGATACAACTGATACAACCGAGTCAGATTGTATCGGCCGACTGACGATACGAGTTTGTCATACTTGGTTTAAAATCGGTCAGGGTTCTAGACTCGGGTCAACTTGGTCATGACTTGGTTTTATCGATCAAGACTCGGTTATATCAGATCGGGTcaaccaaagtcaaacttttctttttctttttttttaaaagtttttatcaaTTATGTTAGTGTTTCTagacaattatgtttaagttgaaaatttatgttatgtttaagtttaaagttttatatatatttttacttttttcttacatataatttcaaaaactattattttatacataaaaaactcACTATTGCCGATCCGATAACGatctaactttttaaaaatcctGACTCCCCCTCGTCGATCCGATCCTGATTCCCGAATTCAGCAATCTTGATTACATTCCTCCTATTAATTTACCAAAGATACTCTAAACAATTTCGACTCCGCaatcataaaataactacattattacttttaaataaaaacacttTTACATTGATAATTAACCCACCACAGTGATCACCACCCCGCGGTCACGGACTCCTCTATCATCCGTTAACGCCACTTCAGCCGTCTCGCATGGGCATACGTGTGTATTAAATAGGCAACATAATAACACAAATAGTTTATCTTTAATTGGTATAGGTATAGTTGTAAGGTCTGTctatttatggttaaaaaagtCGTCTCGGGTTTAATTCTTTACTGAAGCATTCttgttttagttatttgtttatgGCGCCATCATCCGCGtaagaaaaattaaagaaaggaCCGGGTTTGTTAACTGTTTTATGATATACATTATTCCCAGTACGTAGTCAagattaaatatgtatataaattaaagttttggGGCAGAGATGGCCCATCCGCTTCGCCCATGGTAAGGCCGGCTAATACTACATAAAATAAACGCAGTAGCTAGTCACCATCAATGACGATTCTGTCACACTTTTTTAAGAATAACGAAATTtggcaaaatccaaattttatgtaattaaatttaatcaGCACCACAAGTAAGACGACCGTACGTGGGTCGAgatatttcttgtttttcctGAAACCGTTCTGGGTCGTTCTCCGGTGGCTAATTATGGGTTTACTAGTTGTGTTGCTTGTGTTATTATTTGTGAAGACAGGAACCTCACAGTCAAATGGCTATATTAACTATACTAACAACCTTATCCAACCTTTCTGTGGTAGTAACCCTCCTAATAGTCTgccaaatttcataaaaaatcgCAACTCTACCCTTGATCAACTTCGGATGCAATTAGTGAGAACCAACCAACTTTATGCTAGAGCACAGGATTTAAGTGCAGGGGAGTCGGTCTTTGGAGTAGCCCAGTGCTGGAACTACTTATCTGTAGAGCAGTGTGTTGCTTGTTTTGATGCAGGCGTTTCTACACTGGTCAGCTGCCGTCCAGTCTACACGGGTGCTTACGCTTTAATGGATAACTGCTTTGTCAGGTACGTAAATTCTTCTGCTATACCGATTTGTTCTCTACTTAATTATAAcgttacattacatatataattaattttggtGCGCCACTTTGTGTTATTGACAACTAGATTAAAAGTTTGGCTAACCAAGGTATAGAAACTAGATTGGATATGATGTGCTTGTGCATTTTTCTATCTTGtctaatttattttctttcctcCGTAACACATCTATTATTCATTGTTATTGTATTTGCCCAATTACCAACAACGTTTTTTGGTTTTATGCCATATACTTGTATAATAACGAAACATCACGTTTGTTTATGTATTTAGTTTTGTTAAATTCCAAGCCAAATTAATCATTCAGCTTCTCATCTATGTAAACTAAACTGAAATCCGATAAAAATTTTACCGAACCTTTAAAATGGGACCTTTGAACTACGAATCTGAGTGATGTAAGGCTGTCAATATTTAACACAATCAAAACCTGACCTGAAAAACAACTAGGTTAGGAATTTAGGATGGTGTATCTTCGACAGCTTGATTTTTTCTTGGTTAGTTGAGGCTGGCCCTAAAGATATTtctaatagtaagatgatgacatgtgaaaaaatcaggagacaagattaggaaagagaattagtggaatccacatgttaAATTATTATGATTCTAagatgatttttaggcatatgagttaggttgattaatcattttcctttttataaactatatatacatgagAAGCATTATTTTGAGAACGCATTTCTTTTAAGAACCGTGAGGGACTAAGGGCTCTTAAATTATGTTccggatcacatgttttttttgttaattcacatgtgaaatgttataaaatatatgttgcagatttttttttcccaaaaccttatatatagccgtttgttcACATGTAAAcgaaaacataaacaaattcataaaaagCTACTTtgaatgttttataaaaacgtTTCTTCCAcgacatatatttttatatgaataaacaaaaaaaacatgtgatgcaatatataattaaaagttcttATGATTTTTGCAAGCTATAGTATTAAACCCACTTCACGGAAACCAATCCATTTGGTTCGTCAACCCATATGTTAACATGTTACATGGTTCGGGGTCTGATTTAGCATGTTGTTGATTATGGTTGAAGTCCTCTGACCTAATACTTTTTGTTAGTCGGATTACCGTTAGAGAGTTTAACCTACCAACCTAAACGGACCTGATTGACAACCCTAATTTGATGTCTAATAACCCATTCACAGTTATGGGTTCAAGTCTCATGAGTGGtgctttgtatatatatatatatatatgttaaaatatttgtttgtgaggggttccccatctaagcttagatgagagACAATCCCATATTcacttaccatatatatatatatataggggtgagatattttgagaccacctcttattttaggaccaactaggaccattgatttttgtacaccactcatgaatcatgtgtaagttacacatgtgtacttacacatgtgtaagttaacttacacatgatttttctgtgggcccgtcacCGAAaaatcttagtgtttttacaaaaaagtcttgtatatcgtagtagatcatgatgatggtgtgtaacttataaaaatcaatggtccttttttggactttttttagttggtctcaaattatctttctcttatatagtatatatatatatatataaatataggttttaggtaaaataaaacaagtattatattaaaacaaataaaataataggttttccttcattgaaaatcactgtgcatcatgaaaatcatcgtgcatcaattgtttcgtaaATCTTCGTGCTTCAGATTAAACATGATCTAATGGTTAAGATCtcgtcttatttattttactttaatacttgttttacaatacccaacccctttctctatatatatatatatagattgtgtACTGTACGTACTTGTCTTAAAACACAAGTTTTATACATTTTTGCATATgtacatttatattaattagtGTGTACTTTTTAATTTCATGCAATGACTAAAAGAAATACAATAGTTAATTTGCCTTAATTTCATAATTTGCACTACAATTtgctttttaataattattctTGCTCAAAATTATTGTCTCGAAACAAAAGTCACTTAGAAAAAAATgcaataattatattttccATCCAAAGGTGGTTGATATTatcataaaaattaattttgattatgacatttataaatgaattatcattttggaaaaaactaaagaaaaggaTGGATAGCAATTTTGATACGAAAGGAATATAAAGTCAAATTTGTGCGTTGAAGGCATTGTTTAATGTGTATATAAGAGAAAAAATTTAAGAACCACCAGTGGAGTTTCCTTGACAAATTATCAACGTAATACTGAAACTATATATTAACATttagccgttaaaaaaaaaaaattttaaaaacttttaatttgacAAAAAGATTATGGGTAAAAGAATGAGTGTTCATCGATCAGTTTGATTTTCAGGTATTCTGTTTATTCGGTttgatttttctaaatttttttttttcaaaagcaaAATCGAAACTATAACTAATTCAAATTTGGTTCGGTTTAACTTTAAAACTGAGAAAACCAACTAAGAAAAAAAGTTGTTAGCCTATTGGTAAAGTCTTTGACCTTCGGGAGGATCCACCTGGATTCAAGTTATGTTTCTCACATTTGTGAGAATGGAATATGGATCAATAGGGGGTTTTTGAGAGTCCTGATTTCCaagcatacgtgtaatttaaaagtaagaGTATGATAGAATGtcgttaaaatatatatatatatatatatatatatatatatatatatatatataatcacaaaaCTAAGAACGGATGACAAATAGACCACTTCTAATGTTTTTCAGCTTAATAATCACACGTATCTCAATTTTgatatacaaaattaaacaaaacatcaTTATAACTTTCACAATGAAAAACAGTATAAAAAATGATTTCATTGAATACTTGATAAGAATATTGGTTAAATAGTTTACCTTGTTGAAGTCGTGATATGTGGAAATATGTAACCAATTAATGAATAaggttcgtatatatatgtaacatttatataaataaggacttaaaaaataaatttaaatatatatatataacacatacatattgtaaattaaaaagttgatgaaaaaaattaataattatttgacAACAAAAAGGATGAACACGTTccgtttaattttttaaaaaatgaaatgggttttccatttttatataacaaattaaacctttaaaaAGACATTATAATTAGATTTTCCATCTTAATAAACTAGATACATGTTAAAATTGTGATGAGAAAAGAATGGGAGAGACTGAAAAATggaatataatgaaaatatattttcaagttttcaattaaaaaatgaaaaatattattttttataattaattttttaatgttttagtaGAAACTATGATTGGAAAACATTTCCTGTTTTGTTTTCTATAACCAAACGCACTCAGTATCTCATGAAATCAAGTCTTGAAATTGAGCAAAAATCGAACTTTAGTCTATCGTGAAGAGACTTTCTTATCATTGGCCATCATGCAAATTAAACTTTGCCTAATTGACCATTgccatttttgttaaaattgaCAAACTTGTAAGATGGCTGAGTGTATAACCTAATTTTTTgtcaaataatatttatataatcattTATGTTTATTGTAAGCCCTAATCTATTATGTCCTATATTTTTAAGGTACGAGGACTTTAATGACTTCTACAATAATCCATATGTCACCCAGAATTGGGTTGGCACTCCATACTCATCATGTGGAAATCAATCATCTCGGGCAGTGTCCACGTATAAAGAAATCGTCGATAAGTTTTTATCGGATATTGCAGATGTTACTCCAAAAATCTCTAAATTTTATGTAGCATCTGCAAGGCAAATCACAAGTGAAAATGTAACCGTGTATGCGGTTGCACAATGTATGGAAAATATCAACCAGACACTCTGCAAAGCATGCATGAAAAAAGCATATGAGAAATTAAATGGTTGTTTGCCAAGCACAAAAGGAATGTTTTTCGACATGGGTTGTTTCGCTAGGTATTCAGAGACTCCATTTTTCAATGACAATCAGACAATCGATTTCACAAAGATCTTGAAAGGTAATTACGCCACTTCTTGTTTCATTTTCTtgatacaagattttttttttttttttttttttgatattaacCACTTAATTAACCTCCTTGCTGATACCTACAATTTCATATTATAGGGCATTCAAGTAAGGTATTCTTAATTGTTGGAGCTGTTGGTGGTGTTCTTTTTTTACTTATCTTTGTTTTCTGGTTATTGCATCGACAATGGAAGAAGGCGAAAAGTGAACAAGGTGCTCTCATATATCTAAATTATCCGATATAAATTGTTTTTCCTTGCATAATCTTagtcatttttatctttaattagtTTCATAATATTGATAAcatctatcatatatatgtggAAAATGTTATGCAATACAAGTAGCAGATTTACAAGGGGCtataaataacaattataaGAACAAGTCGAGTTGGATCAAGTGGAAAACCCCTTGCCTCGGGAGACGGAAGTCAAGTGTTCGATACTCACCCCGTATAGGCACAGTTGTTGTAAATTACAATTACAAGGATCTGCAGGTGGCAACCAATAACTTCAATAATGAATATATTCTTGGGAAAGGAGGTTTTGGTGAAGTATTCAAGGTAATACAGTTCTTATAATTCCTAAACTCAAGGGACCACATTTGAAATTAAGTTTAGTTCATTGACTAATAGTATGTGGATGGGTTAATAGGCAATACTGGATGATAATAGTATTGTGGCAGTGAAAAGACTTCATGTACAACATGCTAGAGCGAAAGAAGAATACGAGAATGAGGTTAAGCTCATAAGTAATGTTCATCATAGAAATCTTCTACGTCTCCTTGGATGGTCCTCCCAAGGATCTGATCTACTTCTAGTCCTCGAATATATGCCAAATGGAAGCCTTGATACATTCTTATGGGGTAAGTCGGAGTTGCAAAACGTACTATTGATGATTTTGCAGATTTAACTTCCTTTTAAGAAAACTGGTATATATTCTAATATGAAGGTGCAAAAAGAGGGACATTGAACTGGACCCAAAGACATGAAATAATATTTGGAATTGCTAGGGGTCTTGCTCATTTACACAATGAGTTCCATGTTAAAATCATTCACAGGGAcatcaaatcaagcaacatacTTTTAACCGATGATTTCAAACCCAAAATAGCTGATTTTGGTTTGGCAAGGTTCCAACCAAACGGCGAAAGTCATGTCAGTACCAAGTTTGCTGGGACATTGTAAGTTTCTTTCATATcagtaaattttttgttttgtgtctAGTCAAAACTCTTTTGTTTTTACTATCTAATACTAAAATCCGTAGGGGATATACAGCACCGGAATATGCACAATATGGTACCTTATCGGATAAAGTTGACATTTACAGCTTTGGAATTGTGACTCTTGAAATCATAGGAGGCCAAAAGAGTACTGAAGTGAAATCCGATCAACAATCTACTGATTGCCTCATGGAACATGTAAGGGTGCAGTTTTATGACCACcaaattttttgttataatgaattatatatacGTATGGACTGTTAGTTGGGGGACTTGAGATCTATCAGACAGGTAGGCGTACCCGGTTTTTTGAAAACTCTATGGGAATGGAAGAATTGCATACGAAACACGTATGAAACATTTGAttgaagtttccatatatacgAAAACATTTTTTCGAAGTTTCGATACCGTTGATTTCTAATTTATATTAGGGTTTTAATGGGATTTTCCTATTCCAAAACCGACTGACCGTACATATTCTCCAACCCAAACGggctatattatatatatacaattctaTCATAATCAGACTTATTATGTTCCAAAACCGATTAGTAAACATTCAATCAATGAAAGTGTATCTTtaattatcttctttttttttttttaaaaatcgattagtaattttcaaaaatctttaccTTCAATGCATGTTTACTAATCTTTACCTTCAATAACTTTTCAAGAATCGTTTTGAATTCTTTATCGACTAATTTTCATATGATTCTCTATACAGGCATGGAAGCTATATGagaaaaaaattcatataaatttcattGATGAGACATTGGACTTGAACCATCAcgaaaaaaaacatgtgataaAGATAATTGAGATTGCTTTATTGTGCACTCAGTCAGCGTCGAAAAGACCAACCATGACAGAAGTGGTTTTGATGCTTCAAGAGGGCCAATCTTTGGGAAAAAGGAAGCTAACAAGGCCAACTTTTGTTACCAATACAGATAGGAGGATTCATATAGGCTCTTCAAAGAATTCTATTGGTATTGAAAATGCTTACAAAAAGCATACAAATTAGAGGCAACGTGATTAAGTAATATATAAAGAGACGGTTACTTAGTTACATATTAAAAGATGTGATTGCTTAATTATATTTGTTTCTAGTATGTATTCGTTTATTATAAATGCTGTAATAGCATGTCTAAATATATATGGCCGAATTTATGAAGTTACGAACTGGTGTGGTACTCGTAAAAACTTTTTTAGTATtgttaaatctatatttatatctatacaacATTATAAAgaatttaggttttttttttcaactaagtAATGACTTAAAAATGaccttttttatttactatattTAAAAATCTCCTCTTGATGTACTTAAGTTATAatatctatttcaaatacctataataatacatttgatgagcttaatttaaaaaatttaccaTTAACTCTTAAATAACTATACAAtcccttttattatttttttaacagctaTTACCCAtgttacatcaattacttttatattgcTACCGTCACTACCACCCGTCAACACCATTACACCGTCACACTATGTGATCATATGACTAGTAAAAGCTAATCGGGTAACCTTTTCCCAAAATAGAAAGAGAAACCAGTAATAAAGTTGTTCTACTAGCCCGAAAAGGTGATGACTGTTGCAAAAATCTTGTAAATTTACTTTTGAACAACAGCTTCTGACATAGTGACATATGTATGCCATAACTAGTATTCCATCAAACATATCTAGCTTTCGTGGTGTACGTCTATCCTTTGATAAATggattgagatttttttttgggtaatggAATACCCCGATGATTTTATAACAACACGTAAGTAATGTTCAGTACAAGAAATGTGTCAGAGTATcacatttgtttatatatggcATACCATATATATTACAAGCATTAATCAACAATAAACACTATTACTTCCAAGATGGTAAGTAACAATAACTAGGAAGTAGGGCAAAGTAATCTCCAATATGTGACAATACCACCAGACTAAGCAGATGCTACGATAACATCTTCCAATGCATTAGGGCTG harbors:
- the LOC122605372 gene encoding cysteine-rich receptor-like protein kinase 2 isoform X1, which gives rise to MGLLVVLLVLLFVKTGTSQSNGYINYTNNLIQPFCGSNPPNSLPNFIKNRNSTLDQLRMQLVRTNQLYARAQDLSAGESVFGVAQCWNYLSVEQCVACFDAGVSTLVSCRPVYTGAYALMDNCFVRYEDFNDFYNNPYVTQNWVGTPYSSCGNQSSRAVSTYKEIVDKFLSDIADVTPKISKFYVASARQITSENVTVYAVAQCMENINQTLCKACMKKAYEKLNGCLPSTKGMFFDMGCFARYSETPFFNDNQTIDFTKILKGHSSKVFLIVGAVGGVLFLLIFVFWLLHRQWKKAKSEQVADLQGAINNNYKNKSSWIKWKTPCLGRRKSSVRYSPRIGTVVVNYNYKDLQVATNNFNNEYILGKGGFGEVFKAILDDNSIVAVKRLHVQHARAKEEYENEVKLISNVHHRNLLRLLGWSSQGSDLLLVLEYMPNGSLDTFLWGAKRGTLNWTQRHEIIFGIARGLAHLHNEFHVKIIHRDIKSSNILLTDDFKPKIADFGLARFQPNGESHVSTKFAGTLGYTAPEYAQYGTLSDKVDIYSFGIVTLEIIGGQKSTEVKSDQQSTDCLMEHAWKLYEKKIHINFIDETLDLNHHEKKHVIKIIEIALLCTQSASKRPTMTEVVLMLQEGQSLGKRKLTRPTFVTNTDRRIHIGSSKNSIGIENAYKKHTN
- the LOC122605372 gene encoding cysteine-rich receptor-like protein kinase 2 isoform X2 → MGLLVVLLVLLFVKTGTSQSNGYINYTNNLIQPFCGSNPPNSLPNFIKNRNSTLDQLRMQLVRTNQLYARAQDLSAGESVFGVAQCWNYLSVEQCVACFDAGVSTLVSCRPVYTGAYALMDNCFVRYEDFNDFYNNPYVTQNWVGTPYSSCGNQSSRAVSTYKEIVDKFLSDIADVTPKISKFYVASARQITSENVTVYAVAQCMENINQTLCKACMKKAYEKLNGCLPSTKGMFFDMGCFARYSETPFFNDNQTIDFTKILKGHSSKVFLIVGAVGGVLFLLIFVFWLLHRQWKKAKSEQADLQGAINNNYKNKSSWIKWKTPCLGRRKSSVRYSPRIGTVVVNYNYKDLQVATNNFNNEYILGKGGFGEVFKAILDDNSIVAVKRLHVQHARAKEEYENEVKLISNVHHRNLLRLLGWSSQGSDLLLVLEYMPNGSLDTFLWGAKRGTLNWTQRHEIIFGIARGLAHLHNEFHVKIIHRDIKSSNILLTDDFKPKIADFGLARFQPNGESHVSTKFAGTLGYTAPEYAQYGTLSDKVDIYSFGIVTLEIIGGQKSTEVKSDQQSTDCLMEHAWKLYEKKIHINFIDETLDLNHHEKKHVIKIIEIALLCTQSASKRPTMTEVVLMLQEGQSLGKRKLTRPTFVTNTDRRIHIGSSKNSIGIENAYKKHTN
- the LOC122605372 gene encoding cysteine-rich receptor-like protein kinase 2 isoform X3, with translation MGLLVVLLVLLFVKTGTSQSNGYINYTNNLIQPFCGSNPPNSLPNFIKNRNSTLDQLRMQLVRTNQLYARAQDLSAGESVFGVAQCWNYLSVEQCVACFDAGVSTLVSCRPVYTGAYALMDNCFVRYEDFNDFYNNPYVTQNWVGTPYSSCGNQSSRAVSTYKEIVDKFLSDIADVTPKISKFYVASARQITSENVTVYAVAQCMENINQTLCKACMKKAYEKLNGCLPSTKGMFFDMGCFARYSETPFFNDNQTIDFTKILKGHSSKVFLIVGAVGGVLFLLIFVFWLLHRQWKKAKSEQDLQGAINNNYKNKSSWIKWKTPCLGRRKSSVRYSPRIGTVVVNYNYKDLQVATNNFNNEYILGKGGFGEVFKAILDDNSIVAVKRLHVQHARAKEEYENEVKLISNVHHRNLLRLLGWSSQGSDLLLVLEYMPNGSLDTFLWGAKRGTLNWTQRHEIIFGIARGLAHLHNEFHVKIIHRDIKSSNILLTDDFKPKIADFGLARFQPNGESHVSTKFAGTLGYTAPEYAQYGTLSDKVDIYSFGIVTLEIIGGQKSTEVKSDQQSTDCLMEHAWKLYEKKIHINFIDETLDLNHHEKKHVIKIIEIALLCTQSASKRPTMTEVVLMLQEGQSLGKRKLTRPTFVTNTDRRIHIGSSKNSIGIENAYKKHTN